The Saccharomonospora cyanea NA-134 genome includes a region encoding these proteins:
- a CDS encoding DUF1059 domain-containing protein, producing the protein MTRKYVDCRETPSVSGCTLTMSGEEEELVRAAVNHAVDVHGHTDDDELREGVRRGLKDAPVADTRPGAFVQLIEFHTDRIDEVERMAREWAEAMGANRTARWAVVGADRDRPDTYVEIVEFPDHAAARANSENPVTTRFAENVRKVCVDEPRFVNLQVRYTTDFTS; encoded by the coding sequence AGTACGTGGACTGCCGGGAGACACCCAGCGTGTCCGGCTGCACGCTGACGATGAGCGGGGAGGAGGAGGAACTGGTCCGCGCGGCGGTGAACCACGCGGTGGACGTGCACGGGCACACCGACGACGACGAACTGCGCGAGGGAGTCCGGCGGGGCCTCAAGGACGCTCCCGTGGCCGACACGCGGCCGGGCGCGTTCGTGCAGTTGATCGAGTTCCACACCGACCGGATCGACGAGGTCGAGCGGATGGCGCGGGAGTGGGCCGAGGCGATGGGAGCGAACCGCACCGCCCGGTGGGCGGTCGTCGGCGCCGACCGCGATCGCCCGGACACCTACGTGGAGATCGTGGAGTTCCCCGACCACGCCGCCGCGAGGGCCAACTCGGAGAACCCCGTCACCACGCGGTTCGCCGAGAACGTGCGCAAGGTGTGTGTCGACGAACCCCGGTTCGTGAACCTCCAGGTGCGCTACACGACCGACTTCACGTCCTGA